A part of Paenibacillus sp. IHBB 10380 genomic DNA contains:
- a CDS encoding ABC transporter permease: protein MSLIWNKVWPPLVAVLIFLTAWQLSTSLFNIEDWILPAPSDIAHEASAESARLWEHALATVKLTLGGFAIGTTVGLVIAFVLHRIPFLHSALYPLLILSQNIPTIALAPLLMIWFGFGLLPKFILITLVCFFPVAVAAMDGLRQADRTMLEYMRMIGATKGQIFTKLELPHALPSMFSGIRIAATYSVMGAVIAEWVGSDKGIGYYMMLQKASYRTDRMFLSISIIVILSLFMHTAIVLLEKGLVRWSPRQDR from the coding sequence ATGAGCTTGATATGGAACAAAGTGTGGCCGCCCTTAGTGGCGGTCCTTATCTTTTTGACGGCATGGCAGCTCAGTACTTCACTCTTTAACATCGAAGATTGGATTCTCCCAGCTCCATCAGATATTGCACATGAGGCTTCCGCTGAATCCGCAAGATTATGGGAACACGCTCTAGCTACAGTAAAACTCACCTTAGGTGGATTTGCTATTGGAACAACCGTGGGGCTTGTGATCGCCTTCGTGTTACATAGAATTCCTTTTCTTCATTCTGCCCTTTATCCACTTCTCATATTGAGTCAAAATATCCCTACCATCGCCCTTGCCCCACTACTTATGATTTGGTTCGGTTTTGGCCTACTTCCTAAGTTTATTCTCATTACACTCGTTTGCTTCTTTCCTGTAGCTGTCGCTGCAATGGATGGGCTCAGACAAGCAGATCGAACGATGCTGGAATATATGCGAATGATCGGGGCTACCAAAGGTCAAATATTTACCAAGCTAGAGCTTCCACATGCCCTTCCTTCTATGTTCTCAGGGATACGTATCGCGGCAACGTACAGTGTTATGGGCGCAGTCATTGCCGAGTGGGTTGGCTCTGACAAAGGTATTGGCTACTATATGATGCTTCAAAAAGCTAGCTACCGTACCGATCGTATGTTCTTAAGTATTTCCATTATCGTTATTCTCAGCCTATTTATGCATACAGCCATTGTCCTATTAGAGAAAGGACTCGTACGCTGGAGTCCACGTCAAGATCGTTAG
- a CDS encoding MTH1187 family thiamine-binding protein produces the protein MANTLLSIQVIPKTPNNEDSIPYVDRAIEVIQQSGIKHEVHPLETTMEGELDELLSIVKNMHEALIAAGSPSVISQIKIAHNPKGISMGKLTEKYRP, from the coding sequence ATGGCTAATACTTTACTAAGCATTCAAGTAATCCCTAAGACACCCAATAATGAAGATTCTATTCCTTATGTAGATCGCGCCATTGAAGTCATACAACAATCCGGTATTAAGCATGAGGTTCATCCTCTAGAGACCACTATGGAAGGCGAGCTGGATGAGTTGCTGAGTATTGTTAAGAATATGCATGAAGCGCTTATAGCCGCAGGTAGCCCTAGTGTCATCTCTCAAATTAAAATAGCCCACAATCCAAAAGGTATAAGCATGGGTAAATTAACGGAGAAATATCGTCCATGA
- a CDS encoding ABC transporter substrate-binding protein: MRKLGTLLLVCMLILVVAGCGATRNNETNQQAATPAGETPSTPKTLKDVKVVLDWTPNTNHTGLYVAKDQGYYEAEGLNVEIIQPGAGGSDTMVASGAIPFGISYQEAVTQARIQGVPLVSIAAVIQHNTSGFAAPVDRNIKTPKAFEGKTYGGWGSPVEEAVMNSIMENDKGDVKKVKIVNMGEADYFTAVKRDIDFAWIFYAWTGVEAELRGEPLDMLYVKDYAKELDYYTPVIVTNEKQITDDPELVKAFMRATSKGYQYAIDKPEAAAAILSSSVPDLDKELVLASQKWLSPLYKDDAENWGEQKAEIWQGYSAWMYKHKLLDKPLEIESAYTNDFLPQAK, from the coding sequence ATGAGAAAGTTAGGAACGTTACTTCTCGTATGTATGCTCATACTAGTCGTAGCAGGATGCGGAGCAACCCGCAACAACGAAACGAATCAACAAGCAGCGACACCAGCAGGTGAGACTCCATCCACACCTAAGACATTAAAGGATGTTAAAGTTGTTCTGGATTGGACTCCTAATACGAATCATACTGGACTCTATGTAGCTAAGGATCAAGGCTATTATGAAGCAGAAGGATTAAACGTTGAGATCATTCAGCCTGGTGCTGGAGGATCGGATACGATGGTGGCATCGGGAGCCATCCCTTTTGGCATTAGCTATCAAGAAGCAGTCACCCAGGCACGCATCCAAGGTGTACCCCTTGTGTCCATTGCGGCAGTAATACAACATAACACTTCTGGATTTGCTGCACCTGTGGATCGCAATATTAAGACTCCGAAGGCATTCGAAGGCAAGACTTACGGGGGATGGGGTTCTCCAGTAGAAGAGGCTGTAATGAACTCTATCATGGAGAATGATAAAGGCGATGTTAAGAAGGTTAAAATAGTGAATATGGGCGAGGCTGATTACTTTACAGCTGTGAAGCGTGATATTGATTTCGCATGGATCTTCTATGCATGGACAGGAGTTGAAGCGGAGCTTCGTGGAGAGCCGCTTGATATGTTGTATGTGAAAGACTACGCTAAGGAGCTTGATTATTACACACCCGTCATTGTGACGAATGAGAAACAGATTACAGATGACCCCGAACTCGTAAAAGCTTTCATGCGTGCAACGTCCAAAGGGTATCAGTATGCGATTGATAAACCTGAAGCTGCTGCTGCAATTCTTAGTAGTTCTGTACCCGATCTGGACAAAGAGCTAGTACTCGCTAGTCAGAAATGGCTCAGTCCACTCTATAAAGACGATGCTGAGAATTGGGGAGAACAGAAAGCCGAAATATGGCAAGGATATTCCGCTTGGATGTACAAACATAAGCTTCTGGATAAACCATTAGAGATAGAAAGTGCTTATACGAATGACTTTCTACCTCAGGCAAAATAA